Proteins encoded together in one Miscanthus floridulus cultivar M001 chromosome 16, ASM1932011v1, whole genome shotgun sequence window:
- the LOC136511039 gene encoding uncharacterized protein: MKWLTIMYARKVLMDGGSSLNIIYAGTLDAIGIDRMETLTFEVVGFHRAYHAIIGQPCYAKFMVVPNYTYLKLKMTGPHGVITIGTSFQHAYQCKVECCEHASVIIASEELAVIKEGTAEEAPNSKQLARSF; this comes from the exons atgaagtggctcaccatCATGTACGCCaggaaggtgctgatggatggaggcagcagcctcaacatcatatacGCCGGGACGCTTGATGCCATCGGCATTGATCG gatggagaccctcaccttcgaggtggtcgggtttcaCAGAGCCTACCATGCCATCATAGGACAAccgtgctacgcgaagttcatggtcgtccccaactatacttacctcaagctcaagatgacaggcccacatggggtcatcaccatcggcacctccttccagcatgctTACCAGTGCAAAGTTGAGTGTTGTGAGCACGCCTCGGTGATTATTGCCTCTGAGGAGCTCGCGGTCATCAAGGAGGGGACTGCTGAGGAAGCACCCAACTCCAAGCAATTGGCTAGATCTTTTTAG